In the genome of Carnobacterium pleistocenium FTR1, one region contains:
- a CDS encoding glycosyltransferase family 8 protein, which yields MGEKKLIPIVSAADNNYAPYLCVTLKTIIDHLSDDYAVAFYIIDDHISLDSKKKLAEVISNQTATIDYLEVDSELYANVMESDHITQTAYYRISLPDLLKDQNYEKVLYIDSDVLVLDDISKLYETNIGEKVVGAVVDPGQALAHPRLGIETDDYYFNSGLLLIDLDNWRKAQITEKTLTFLEEQIDKIIYHDQDALNGTLYGKWYALHPKWNVQTSLLFERHQPPNDEYAKLYKEAVHQPLIIHFTGHDKPWNSDEYHPYTEKYLAELGETPFKNSAIKEMRSTSF from the coding sequence ATGGGAGAAAAAAAACTTATTCCAATTGTAAGTGCTGCAGATAACAATTATGCACCTTATTTATGCGTCACGCTAAAAACAATTATAGATCATCTCTCTGACGATTACGCTGTAGCTTTTTATATTATCGATGACCACATATCTTTAGATAGTAAAAAAAAATTAGCAGAAGTTATTTCCAATCAGACGGCTACAATTGATTATTTAGAAGTTGATTCAGAATTGTATGCGAATGTCATGGAAAGCGATCATATAACACAAACAGCTTACTATCGAATATCACTACCAGATTTGTTGAAAGATCAAAATTATGAAAAAGTATTGTATATAGATAGTGATGTCTTAGTATTAGATGACATTTCCAAATTATATGAAACAAATATAGGAGAAAAAGTAGTAGGTGCTGTTGTTGATCCTGGACAAGCCCTAGCTCATCCCAGATTAGGAATTGAGACGGATGACTATTACTTTAATTCAGGTTTGCTGTTGATTGATTTAGATAATTGGCGTAAAGCGCAAATTACTGAAAAAACCTTAACCTTTCTTGAAGAACAAATAGATAAAATTATCTATCATGACCAAGATGCTTTAAATGGAACCCTCTATGGGAAATGGTATGCACTACATCCTAAGTGGAATGTTCAAACTTCTTTGCTCTTTGAAAGGCATCAACCGCCAAATGATGAATATGCTAAGTTATATAAAGAAGCGGTCCACCAACCACTTATTATCCATTTTACAGGACATGACAAACCATGGAATTCAGATGAATACCATCCCTATACCGAAAAATATTTAGCAGAATTGGGTGAAACACCTTTTAAAAATAGTGCAATTAAAGAAATGCGATCAACTAGTTTTTAA
- a CDS encoding glycosyltransferase family 8 protein → MVEQKSISIVSSSNEAFVPHLATLFLSLLTTKQTNSTFHFYVIDDNISLRSKFLLNRTVGEFNARISYVTIDPTEFSGAVESDRIPQTAYYRISIPNLLKENKRAIYMDCDMITLEDIEALWEVDLGDKLLGAVEDAGFHNRLEKMGIESETDLYFNSGLMVMNLEKWREENITEKVLAFIENNPEKLRFHDQDSLNAILHDRWLVLDPRWNAQTYMMLQEKEHPTIQGQLKWDAAREKPAVIHFCGHAKPWNADSNHPFKEKYFEVREKTFFPIEKKPSYSKE, encoded by the coding sequence ATGGTTGAACAAAAAAGTATCTCGATCGTCTCATCGAGTAATGAAGCATTTGTCCCACACTTGGCCACTCTCTTTCTGTCCCTTTTAACAACAAAACAAACAAATTCAACTTTTCACTTTTATGTAATTGATGATAATATTTCATTACGGTCAAAATTCTTATTAAATCGGACAGTAGGGGAATTCAATGCTAGAATCAGCTATGTTACAATTGACCCCACTGAATTTTCAGGTGCGGTAGAAAGTGACCGTATTCCGCAAACGGCTTATTATCGTATCTCAATACCGAATCTATTAAAAGAAAATAAGCGTGCCATTTATATGGATTGCGATATGATTACATTAGAAGATATCGAAGCACTTTGGGAAGTTGATTTAGGTGATAAACTATTAGGAGCAGTTGAAGATGCTGGTTTCCATAACCGATTAGAAAAAATGGGAATTGAAAGTGAAACAGATCTTTACTTCAATTCGGGTCTTATGGTAATGAATTTAGAAAAATGGCGTGAAGAAAATATAACAGAAAAAGTCTTAGCTTTCATTGAAAATAACCCGGAAAAATTGAGATTCCACGATCAAGATTCATTAAATGCTATTCTGCACGACAGATGGTTAGTACTTGATCCGCGATGGAATGCTCAAACGTACATGATGTTGCAAGAAAAAGAACATCCAACGATTCAAGGACAATTAAAGTGGGATGCAGCAAGAGAAAAACCGGCTGTTATTCATTTCTGCGGACATGCGAAACCTTGGAATGCAGATTCAAATCATCCGTTTAAAGAAAAGTACTTTGAGGTTCGCGAAAAAACATTTTTCCCAATAGAAAAAAAACCAAGTTACTCTAAGGAATAA
- a CDS encoding ABC transporter ATP-binding protein, with translation MESIKWVLRYIRSNKTKALVGTAMVIIVAVLNIVSPLIGGEIVDRVIVNEQSDMLIPLLALMIGATVLRTVLRYVYQIMFERIGQDAIYEIRESMYKKLQELDFAFFNNTRVGDIMARMSGDTDAIRHAISWLSYNILDNILLLVSAILVMGFIEWRLMLALLIVTPFIGLLTVLLSAKANAVYYEIRESFSRLNSMVEENVSGNKVIKAFAREDYEKEKFDKFNDDYKQRNMDSANVTKTYLPPLETLAGFLSVITIGYGGFLVINGSMSLGNLVTFNGFIWMLNLPMRNVGWYVNDLQRFIASSYKIRELLATKPMIPIEEKTSTKTIQGIVEFQDVSFSFADDPETPILSHISLKAKPGMTIGILGETGSGKSTLVNLISRFFDPTEGNVLIDGINVKQWNVRELRSHIAIVMQDVFLFSDSIKKNISFGTPEADLERVQKSARVADADPFIQLMPDQYNTYLGERGSGLSGGQRQRISLARGLMKDPSILILDDTTSAVDMETEVKIQEGLGELMKGKTTFIIANRISSVKTADEIIILSKGKIIERGNHASLLDKKGNYYRIYQEQLGQSDEEEVGTNGTD, from the coding sequence ATGGAAAGTATTAAATGGGTTTTACGATACATCAGATCAAATAAGACAAAAGCTCTAGTGGGAACTGCTATGGTAATAATAGTTGCCGTATTGAATATTGTTTCACCATTGATTGGTGGAGAAATCGTCGATAGGGTGATCGTTAATGAACAGAGCGATATGCTTATTCCTCTATTAGCCTTAATGATAGGTGCAACAGTGCTACGCACAGTGTTGCGGTATGTATATCAAATTATGTTTGAACGGATAGGACAAGACGCAATTTACGAAATAAGGGAGAGTATGTACAAAAAGCTTCAAGAATTAGACTTTGCTTTTTTTAACAATACAAGGGTTGGAGACATCATGGCTCGTATGTCTGGGGATACGGATGCTATCCGTCATGCAATCTCGTGGTTGTCATACAACATCTTAGATAATATTTTACTTTTAGTGTCTGCTATCCTAGTTATGGGATTTATAGAATGGCGACTAATGTTAGCTTTATTGATTGTTACACCGTTCATTGGTTTGTTAACTGTTCTATTGTCAGCGAAAGCAAATGCTGTTTATTATGAGATCCGAGAAAGTTTTTCCAGACTAAATTCAATGGTAGAAGAGAATGTAAGTGGAAATAAAGTTATCAAAGCTTTCGCTAGAGAAGATTATGAAAAAGAAAAATTTGATAAGTTCAATGATGATTACAAGCAACGTAATATGGATTCAGCAAATGTCACAAAAACGTATTTGCCACCATTAGAAACACTAGCTGGATTTTTATCGGTCATTACGATCGGTTATGGCGGATTTTTAGTAATCAACGGTTCAATGAGTCTAGGAAATTTAGTTACTTTTAATGGGTTTATCTGGATGTTAAACTTGCCTATGCGAAATGTTGGTTGGTATGTAAATGATTTGCAGCGATTTATTGCTTCATCTTATAAAATCAGAGAATTATTAGCGACTAAGCCCATGATTCCGATTGAAGAAAAGACATCAACTAAAACAATCCAAGGAATCGTTGAATTCCAAGATGTGTCATTTTCTTTTGCAGATGATCCTGAAACACCTATCTTAAGCCATATTTCTTTAAAGGCCAAACCGGGTATGACGATTGGTATTTTGGGAGAAACAGGCTCTGGAAAATCAACATTAGTTAACCTTATCTCACGTTTCTTTGATCCTACAGAAGGAAATGTATTGATTGATGGTATTAATGTAAAACAATGGAATGTAAGAGAATTACGAAGCCATATTGCTATTGTTATGCAAGATGTCTTTCTATTTTCAGATTCAATCAAAAAAAATATTTCATTTGGAACTCCTGAAGCCGACCTTGAAAGAGTTCAAAAAAGTGCACGGGTGGCAGATGCAGATCCATTTATCCAACTTATGCCTGATCAATACAATACGTATTTAGGAGAGCGAGGCAGTGGATTGTCTGGCGGACAACGACAAAGGATATCCTTAGCCAGAGGGTTAATGAAAGATCCATCTATTCTTATTTTAGATGATACGACTTCTGCAGTGGATATGGAAACGGAAGTAAAAATTCAAGAAGGATTAGGCGAATTAATGAAAGGAAAAACAACTTTTATTATTGCCAATAGAATATCTTCTGTAAAAACAGCGGATGAAATTATTATCCTCTCAAAAGGGAAAATAATTGAAAGAGGAAATCACGCTTCCTTATTAGACAAGAAAGGTAACTACTATAGAATTTATCAGGAACAATTAGGACAGTCTGATGAAGAGGAGGTGGGGACAAATGGAACAGACTAA
- a CDS encoding ABC transporter ATP-binding protein — MEQTNAANEEKQNHKNTHLLRRVMLYLVPYKSGFLKLFFAILVSNFVLVLGPYFTSVIIDESIPNRDTTQLTWIIVLFSLAQLFGGWSSSYRIKNITLLGQNVLRDMRTDIFVHLQKLPFAFFDSRPHGKIVTRVVNYINALSDLLSNGLINVLSDVMSLVVTLAIMLALNVQLTLYSFILLPILFIVTVVIQNEQRKAYEVVSSKQAGLNAYIHESVAGIKVTQSFTRESVNKDIFAEVSEDQRTSWMHAVKIQFLLAPFIQNIATITISIIYFVGLSNFGFGIDVSTGVLIAFIGYVNNFWNPMINIGNFYNSLVTGMVYLERIFEVMDIEPEIQDAPDAFEMPPIQGYVVFNHVTFGYKKDQTIFEDLSFQVRSGETIALVGPTGTGKSTIINLMTRFYDVNDGEILVDGIDIRKVTLNSLRNEIGIMLQDTFIFSGTIIENIRLGKLDATEEEIVQAAKIVRAHDFIIKLKDGYRTVVKERGSTLSAGQRQLISFARTLLADPKVLILDEATSSIDTQTEMLLQEGLDRLLEGRTAFIIAHRLSTIKNSSRIFYIADKKIKESGSHDELMAQKGLYYQLYSTQAKLLKKM, encoded by the coding sequence ATGGAACAGACTAATGCTGCAAATGAAGAAAAACAGAATCATAAAAATACGCATCTGTTAAGAAGAGTAATGCTGTATTTAGTTCCATACAAAAGCGGATTTTTAAAACTCTTTTTTGCGATTTTAGTTTCCAACTTTGTGCTGGTTCTTGGACCTTACTTTACGAGTGTGATCATTGACGAAAGTATTCCAAATAGAGATACAACACAACTAACATGGATCATTGTTTTATTTTCACTGGCACAGTTATTTGGAGGTTGGTCTTCAAGTTACCGTATAAAAAATATTACCTTATTAGGGCAAAATGTACTGAGAGATATGCGGACAGACATCTTTGTTCATTTACAGAAACTACCCTTCGCGTTTTTTGATAGTCGCCCGCATGGGAAAATCGTTACACGAGTTGTGAATTACATTAATGCATTAAGTGATCTACTGTCAAATGGCTTGATCAACGTATTATCTGACGTAATGAGTTTAGTTGTTACGCTAGCCATCATGCTTGCTTTGAATGTTCAATTAACGCTTTACAGTTTTATTTTATTGCCCATCTTATTTATTGTGACAGTTGTGATTCAAAATGAACAGCGTAAAGCATATGAAGTAGTTAGCAGTAAACAAGCCGGTTTAAATGCCTATATTCATGAAAGTGTGGCGGGAATAAAAGTTACCCAGTCGTTCACAAGAGAAAGTGTTAATAAAGATATCTTTGCGGAAGTTAGTGAAGACCAACGAACTTCTTGGATGCATGCAGTAAAAATCCAATTTTTATTGGCTCCATTCATCCAAAATATTGCGACAATCACTATTTCAATTATTTATTTTGTTGGTCTAAGTAATTTTGGTTTTGGTATTGATGTTTCTACTGGTGTTTTGATAGCTTTTATCGGTTATGTTAATAATTTTTGGAACCCAATGATCAATATCGGGAATTTCTATAACAGTTTGGTGACCGGCATGGTTTATTTGGAACGTATTTTTGAAGTGATGGATATTGAACCGGAAATTCAAGATGCACCTGATGCTTTTGAAATGCCTCCGATACAAGGTTACGTCGTTTTTAATCATGTCACCTTTGGGTATAAAAAAGACCAGACTATCTTTGAAGATCTTTCTTTCCAGGTTCGTTCAGGTGAAACGATTGCCTTAGTAGGTCCCACTGGTACAGGTAAATCAACGATCATTAATTTGATGACTCGTTTTTACGATGTAAATGATGGTGAAATTTTAGTTGATGGGATCGATATTCGAAAAGTTACATTGAATTCCTTAAGAAATGAGATTGGGATCATGCTACAAGATACATTCATTTTTTCAGGAACCATTATCGAAAATATTCGTTTAGGTAAATTGGATGCTACGGAAGAAGAAATCGTACAAGCTGCAAAAATCGTACGAGCGCATGACTTTATCATAAAATTAAAAGATGGCTATCGTACGGTTGTTAAAGAACGTGGAAGTACATTATCTGCTGGTCAGCGACAATTGATTTCATTTGCCCGTACCCTACTAGCTGATCCCAAAGTATTGATATTGGATGAAGCAACGTCTAGCATCGATACGCAAACAGAAATGTTATTACAAGAAGGATTGGACCGATTACTAGAAGGTAGGACTGCTTTTATTATTGCCCATAGACTATCTACGATTAAAAATAGTTCGCGTATTTTTTATATTGCAGATAAAAAAATCAAAGAATCTGGCAGCCATGATGAATTAATGGCTCAAAAAGGCCTGTATTATCAATTGTATTCGACACAAGCTAAATTGTTAAAAAAAATGTAA
- a CDS encoding acyl-[acyl-carrier-protein] thioesterase, with amino-acid sequence MSGKIYEKEHQIKYYECDTTQKMTISMLLNVMLHVSGEQSYLLGVGDRVLAEKGLTWIILQYEVKIERMPVFYESIKITTQATSYNKLFCYRSFKVYDTQGNLCVTVNSTFALMDVQERKMVRVPAEIVAPYETDFSKKLIRTPKPEKVNEEKKTSKDYQVRYLDIDSNRHVNNSKYIEWAMDTLDLEFLTTHEIETMTIKFEKEVHYGQLIHSEISSMKNQDEATITAHRISTEDVTNFEASIVWKATV; translated from the coding sequence ATGAGTGGTAAAATATATGAAAAAGAGCATCAAATAAAATATTACGAGTGTGATACAACTCAGAAAATGACGATTTCTATGTTATTAAATGTTATGCTTCACGTATCTGGTGAACAAAGCTATTTATTAGGAGTAGGAGATCGGGTTTTAGCCGAGAAAGGGTTAACCTGGATCATTCTTCAATACGAAGTGAAAATTGAGCGAATGCCGGTTTTTTATGAGTCGATCAAGATCACTACCCAAGCAACTTCTTACAATAAGTTGTTTTGCTACCGATCTTTTAAAGTATACGATACCCAAGGCAATTTATGCGTGACCGTCAATAGTACATTTGCCTTAATGGATGTACAAGAACGGAAAATGGTCCGAGTACCAGCTGAAATAGTTGCGCCTTATGAAACAGACTTTTCTAAAAAGTTGATCCGTACTCCAAAACCTGAAAAAGTAAATGAAGAAAAAAAAACATCTAAAGATTATCAAGTTAGGTATCTCGATATCGATAGCAATCGTCATGTGAATAATTCTAAATACATTGAATGGGCAATGGATACATTAGATCTTGAATTTCTGACAACTCATGAAATAGAAACGATGACGATCAAGTTTGAAAAAGAAGTTCATTATGGTCAATTGATCCACAGTGAAATAAGTTCTATGAAAAATCAAGATGAAGCGACTATTACGGCTCATCGCATCTCAACAGAAGATGTTACAAATTTTGAAGCAAGTATTGTTTGGAAAGCAACAGTCTAA